A section of the Methanosphaera cuniculi genome encodes:
- a CDS encoding type II secretion system F family protein → MKQLLIKIGKITLKHKKTTITLNKKEIPSVDNKITDELIKTHENKINIRKILLPLLIIPLILLIIQPQIGIEILIIIALLIFVKYKMPEIKQQKRQKNILKVLPFALREMSTQLKAGIGLFDALQSIVESNYGELSEEFKITLNEIQYSTNYIDAFNNLSKRVNSQIFDNVINQITRTLTNGGNLADILNTIANEHTRNMKIKYKEYSEKLNSVMLMYMFIAVLIPIILFIMIIAATTVMGPIIQGELVVLLYLIFFPLIIILIIIFIKNMEPTI, encoded by the coding sequence ATGAAACAATTATTAATAAAAATCGGAAAAATAACACTAAAACACAAAAAGACCACCATTACTTTAAATAAAAAAGAAATACCTTCAGTTGATAATAAAATAACAGATGAGCTAATAAAAACACATGAAAATAAAATAAATATAAGAAAAATCTTACTACCACTACTTATAATACCATTAATATTACTTATAATACAACCACAAATAGGCATAGAAATACTTATCATCATAGCACTTTTAATCTTTGTTAAATATAAGATGCCAGAAATAAAACAGCAAAAAAGACAAAAAAACATACTAAAAGTACTACCATTTGCACTACGTGAAATGTCAACACAACTAAAAGCAGGAATAGGACTCTTTGATGCACTCCAAAGCATAGTTGAAAGTAATTATGGTGAATTATCTGAAGAATTTAAAATAACACTTAATGAAATACAATACTCAACAAACTACATTGATGCATTTAACAACCTATCAAAACGTGTTAATTCCCAGATATTTGACAACGTAATAAATCAGATAACACGAACACTTACAAATGGAGGAAATCTTGCTGATATTCTAAATACAATAGCAAATGAACATACACGTAACATGAAAATTAAGTATAAAGAATACTCAGAAAAACTAAACTCTGTAATGCTCATGTACATGTTTATAGCTGTATTAATACCTATAATACTATTTATCATGATAATTGCAGCAACAACAGTAATGGGTCCTATAATACAAGGAGAACTAGTAGTACTATTATATCTTATATTTTTCCCACTTATCATAATACTTATAATAATCTTCATTAAAAACATGGAACCTACCATATAA